The following proteins are co-located in the uncultured Draconibacterium sp. genome:
- a CDS encoding sialate O-acetylesterase has translation MKLKVGLLALGISLLMQINVYSQDSDFYIYLCFGQSNMEGNAQIEAQDTVNIDSRFQVMSTIDCSDMRRVKGEWYTAIPPLCRCSTGLTPVDYFGRTLVAGLPENVKVGVINVAVGGCKIELFNKNNYKSYVETAPGWMRNMISEYDGNPYGRLVELAKLAQKDGVIKGILLHQGESNTNDSLWTQKVKVVYDNLMEDLGLNPKEVPLLAGEVVNADQDGACASMNSYIATLPEVISNSYVISSLGCPQRGDRLHFTAEGYRILGKRYGEKMISLLKD, from the coding sequence ATGAAATTGAAAGTTGGTTTATTGGCATTAGGTATTTCACTTTTAATGCAAATAAATGTGTATTCGCAAGATTCTGATTTTTATATTTATCTGTGTTTTGGCCAGTCAAACATGGAAGGAAATGCCCAAATAGAAGCACAGGATACCGTTAATATTGACAGCCGTTTTCAGGTTATGTCAACAATAGATTGTTCGGATATGAGGCGTGTTAAAGGAGAATGGTACACAGCTATTCCTCCTTTGTGTCGGTGTAGTACTGGTTTAACTCCGGTCGATTATTTTGGGCGCACTCTGGTTGCCGGTCTTCCTGAAAATGTAAAAGTTGGTGTAATAAATGTCGCTGTTGGTGGCTGCAAAATAGAGTTATTTAATAAAAACAATTACAAGTCATATGTGGAAACTGCTCCAGGTTGGATGAGAAATATGATTAGCGAATACGATGGTAATCCATATGGGAGATTGGTTGAATTGGCCAAACTTGCTCAAAAAGATGGTGTGATAAAAGGAATCTTGTTGCATCAGGGCGAGTCGAATACAAACGATTCACTTTGGACTCAAAAGGTGAAAGTAGTTTATGATAACCTTATGGAAGACCTTGGTCTAAATCCGAAAGAAGTTCCGTTGTTGGCCGGTGAAGTTGTTAATGCAGATCAAGATGGAGCATGTGCCAGTATGAACAGCTACATTGCCACTTTGCCCGAGGTAATCTCCAATTCGTATGTGATATCTTCACTTGGTTGCCCGCAAAGAGGCGACCGACTTCACTTTACTGCTGAAGGTTACCGGATTTTAGGGAAACGATATGGAGAAAAAATGATCTCTCTTTTAAAAGATTAA
- a CDS encoding FGGY-family carbohydrate kinase, with protein sequence MNYIGIDIGTSGCKAVVFDKDGGELASSYREYTVLRPLENWAELDSEDVLTKCFEVIKEVNSKVSEPVAAMGISSQGEAFTPVGAEGKIIGKAMVSSDSRAVDLIPEFTESFGEEKLYSITGHTPHPLNTLFKLIWVKQNQPKVWEEARYFLCFEDLLHLKLGIRPHISWSMAGRTMLFDVIKHEWSEEILSALGLDKSRLAQPVPSGQVVGKIDKATAKNLGFKNEVSVVSGGHDQTAAALGAGIVEPGFCMYATGTVECFCPILSKPAFSEQLRKNNLCCYDYTVEGNYTTVAYSLTGGNILKWVRNELGYEERQQAESLDGNAYTYLLEKMPDEPTKLLVLPYFSATGTPYFDTKAKGAIVGLQHNTSKGEITKALLEGVAMEMKLNLQLMEEAGMCVNTFVATGGGTKNNAWTQLKADVLNKKVIVRNVEEAGCYGAALLAQSASTGVPVKELIKSFNKSDKVFHPDSVKAEAYEQKFESYKNLYPALKQFWSVNN encoded by the coding sequence GTGAACTATATCGGTATAGATATTGGCACAAGTGGATGCAAAGCTGTTGTATTCGATAAAGATGGGGGAGAACTGGCTTCTTCCTATCGCGAATATACGGTTTTGCGTCCGCTCGAGAATTGGGCAGAGCTTGATTCCGAAGATGTTCTGACTAAATGTTTTGAGGTGATTAAGGAGGTTAACTCAAAGGTGAGTGAACCTGTAGCTGCCATGGGGATTTCCAGTCAGGGCGAAGCCTTTACTCCTGTTGGAGCGGAAGGCAAAATTATCGGGAAAGCGATGGTTTCATCCGATTCGCGGGCGGTTGATTTGATTCCGGAGTTTACCGAATCCTTTGGCGAAGAGAAGTTGTATTCCATAACCGGACATACACCGCATCCGCTTAACACATTATTTAAACTTATTTGGGTAAAACAAAACCAACCAAAGGTGTGGGAAGAAGCCCGGTATTTTTTGTGTTTTGAAGATTTATTGCATTTAAAACTGGGGATTCGACCTCATATAAGCTGGTCAATGGCCGGAAGAACAATGTTGTTTGATGTAATAAAACACGAATGGAGCGAGGAAATTCTTTCGGCACTTGGCCTGGATAAATCGCGTTTAGCCCAACCTGTTCCTTCAGGTCAGGTTGTTGGCAAAATTGACAAGGCAACTGCTAAAAATTTAGGTTTTAAAAACGAAGTATCTGTCGTTTCCGGAGGTCACGACCAAACCGCTGCTGCACTGGGAGCTGGAATTGTTGAACCTGGTTTTTGTATGTATGCAACCGGAACAGTAGAATGCTTTTGTCCCATTCTCAGTAAACCTGCTTTTTCAGAGCAATTAAGAAAAAACAATCTGTGTTGTTATGATTATACCGTTGAAGGGAATTATACAACCGTTGCCTACAGCCTGACAGGAGGAAATATATTAAAGTGGGTAAGAAATGAATTGGGATACGAAGAAAGGCAACAGGCTGAAAGTTTAGATGGAAATGCTTATACCTATCTTTTGGAAAAGATGCCCGATGAACCAACCAAATTATTAGTTCTCCCATATTTTTCGGCTACCGGAACGCCTTATTTCGATACAAAGGCAAAAGGGGCAATAGTCGGCTTACAACATAATACGTCGAAAGGCGAAATTACCAAAGCACTACTGGAAGGTGTTGCCATGGAGATGAAACTCAATCTGCAATTGATGGAGGAAGCCGGTATGTGTGTGAACACTTTTGTAGCAACCGGCGGTGGAACAAAAAATAATGCCTGGACGCAGTTAAAAGCTGATGTTCTGAACAAAAAAGTTATCGTACGAAATGTTGAAGAAGCAGGATGTTACGGTGCTGCTTTACTGGCCCAAAGTGCCAGTACCGGTGTCCCGGTAAAAGAATTGATCAAATCTTTTAACAAGTCGGACAAGGTTTTTCACCCTGATTCGGTGAAAGCCGAAGCATACGAGCAAAAATTTGAAAGTTATAAAAACTTGTATCCGGCATTAAAACAGTTTTGGAGTGTTAACAACTAA
- a CDS encoding NAD-binding protein, whose amino-acid sequence MKKLVLFGAGKIGRSFIGQLFAQAGYEVVFIDIDENVINELNAKKKYKVVIKSNTPDQTILVQNVRGVLGTQKEKVVSELVSCDIAAVSVGQRGLTAIIPIIAKSILERYKLASKPLDIIIAENMRNADEFIFNELSQHVENNFPLKDWVGLVETSIGKMVPIMSESDTQKDPLLVYAEPYNTLILDKKAFKNPIPEIDGLAPKENIKAWVDRKSYIHNFGHAAVVYAGHVYQSEQKYIYEALSNPAVKSFALKAMKQSADILAEKYPGVFTKDDLYNHVYDLISRFENKALKDSIYRVGCDLKRKLSNNDRIISPMLDGLRSGLPVDYIMMVFAFGFCFDAKDEQGQRSASDEDFTRFLNNNGLENTIKNVLMLDTKEIMDSIVKESSKEK is encoded by the coding sequence GTGAAGAAGTTAGTTTTATTTGGAGCAGGGAAGATTGGGAGGTCGTTTATCGGGCAACTGTTTGCGCAGGCCGGGTACGAAGTTGTTTTTATCGATATTGATGAAAACGTGATAAACGAGCTCAACGCGAAAAAGAAGTATAAAGTTGTGATTAAAAGCAACACACCAGATCAGACAATACTTGTTCAGAATGTTAGGGGAGTATTGGGAACTCAAAAAGAAAAGGTTGTTTCGGAGTTAGTTTCGTGTGATATTGCAGCGGTTTCTGTTGGCCAGCGTGGATTAACTGCAATAATTCCAATTATAGCGAAATCCATCCTTGAGCGATACAAATTGGCTTCAAAACCATTGGATATTATCATTGCAGAAAATATGCGAAATGCCGACGAGTTCATTTTTAATGAATTATCTCAGCATGTTGAAAATAATTTTCCACTTAAGGATTGGGTGGGATTGGTTGAAACAAGTATCGGAAAAATGGTACCCATAATGTCTGAGTCGGATACGCAAAAGGACCCTTTATTGGTTTATGCTGAACCTTATAATACTTTGATTCTGGATAAAAAAGCATTCAAGAATCCAATTCCTGAGATTGATGGATTAGCGCCAAAAGAAAATATTAAAGCCTGGGTTGACCGAAAATCGTACATCCACAACTTTGGACATGCGGCAGTTGTTTATGCCGGCCACGTTTATCAATCAGAGCAGAAATACATTTATGAAGCTTTGTCAAACCCGGCAGTTAAGTCGTTTGCGCTAAAAGCGATGAAACAAAGTGCTGATATACTGGCTGAAAAATATCCAGGAGTTTTTACCAAAGATGATTTATACAATCATGTTTACGACCTTATTTCAAGATTTGAAAATAAGGCACTGAAAGATTCCATTTATAGAGTTGGGTGTGATTTAAAGCGTAAATTAAGTAATAATGATAGGATTATAAGCCCGATGTTGGATGGTTTGCGTTCAGGTTTGCCGGTTGATTATATCATGATGGTATTCGCATTTGGTTTTTGTTTCGATGCAAAAGATGAACAGGGGCAACGATCAGCCAGTGATGAAGATTTCACGAGATTTCTCAATAATAATGGGCTCGAAAATACCATAAAAAATGTTCTAATGCTTGATACAAAAGAAATTATGGATTCAATAGTTAAGGAATCTTCAAAAGAGAAGTGA
- a CDS encoding glycoside hydrolase family 43 protein encodes MKKGKLRISIKNQITLMTILLALTTSAAQPTEKSKITNAPIFSNFVYQGNDDIYANNPLKPDEFYNPILQGCYPDPAITRKGDDYYLVCSSFAMFPGVPIFHSKDLVNWTNLGGVLNNPETFDTRDCGISAGVYAPGITYNPNNDTFYIITTAFTGGLNNIMVKTKDPKKGWGDPIKLAFGGIDPSIFFDDNGKAYIVHNDAPERGKELYNGHRVIKVWEYDVEKDQVIEGTDKIIVDGGVDLSKKPIWIEAPHLYKKDGKYYLMCAEGGTGGWHSEVIFKSDSPTGPFIPAPSNPILTQRHFPRERENKVDWAGHADIVEGPNGQWYGVFLAVRPNEEQRVNTGRETFILPVDWSGEFPVFVNGLVPIETKLDMPKGVENKTGKDGFFPNGNFTYEEDFSSDDLDKRWIGLRGPREAFIEKTKGGIQINPFEANVKEVKPTSTLFYRQMHNSFSYAATLDYTPESEKDLAGITALQSENANYVFGITKKGDEYYLLLQRNFKRRFRGEMDSKIIGSTKIDVSEPVRLQVSAKGDKYKFSYSSNGIDFVTVGGTVSGDILSTDMAGGFTGCILGLYATSANDAIPK; translated from the coding sequence ATGAAAAAAGGAAAATTAAGAATCAGCATAAAAAATCAAATTACACTAATGACAATTTTGTTGGCATTGACAACAAGTGCTGCGCAACCGACAGAAAAGTCAAAGATTACGAATGCTCCAATATTTTCAAATTTTGTGTATCAGGGGAATGACGATATTTATGCAAATAATCCATTAAAACCTGACGAGTTTTACAACCCTATTTTACAAGGTTGTTATCCCGACCCTGCAATAACCCGAAAAGGAGACGATTATTATTTGGTGTGTTCATCGTTTGCCATGTTTCCGGGTGTACCAATCTTTCATTCGAAAGATTTGGTGAACTGGACGAATCTGGGAGGTGTGCTCAACAACCCTGAGACTTTTGATACCCGCGACTGTGGCATAAGCGCAGGTGTATATGCCCCGGGTATTACTTATAATCCAAATAACGATACTTTTTATATCATCACTACTGCATTTACTGGTGGTTTGAACAATATTATGGTTAAAACAAAAGATCCTAAAAAAGGATGGGGCGATCCCATTAAACTGGCTTTTGGAGGTATCGATCCATCTATTTTTTTCGATGATAACGGGAAGGCATACATCGTTCACAACGATGCTCCCGAAAGGGGAAAAGAGCTTTATAACGGTCACCGTGTAATTAAAGTTTGGGAATATGATGTTGAAAAGGACCAGGTAATTGAAGGAACCGACAAAATTATTGTGGATGGTGGTGTTGATCTTTCAAAAAAACCAATTTGGATTGAGGCACCGCACCTATACAAAAAAGATGGGAAATACTATCTTATGTGTGCTGAAGGTGGAACAGGCGGTTGGCACAGTGAAGTTATCTTCAAAAGCGACAGCCCGACCGGACCATTTATTCCGGCACCAAGTAACCCGATTTTAACGCAGCGACACTTTCCGAGAGAAAGAGAAAATAAAGTGGATTGGGCAGGGCATGCCGATATTGTTGAAGGACCAAACGGCCAATGGTACGGAGTGTTTTTGGCAGTTCGCCCAAACGAAGAGCAACGTGTAAATACTGGTCGCGAAACTTTTATTTTACCAGTTGACTGGTCGGGAGAATTTCCGGTGTTTGTTAACGGACTTGTTCCGATCGAAACAAAACTGGATATGCCCAAAGGTGTAGAGAACAAAACGGGCAAGGATGGCTTTTTCCCGAATGGTAACTTTACATATGAAGAAGATTTTTCTTCTGATGATTTGGATAAGCGCTGGATTGGCTTGCGCGGTCCACGTGAAGCTTTCATTGAAAAAACAAAAGGTGGCATTCAGATAAATCCTTTTGAGGCGAATGTTAAAGAAGTAAAACCAACTTCTACTTTATTCTATCGTCAAATGCACAACAGCTTTTCGTATGCTGCAACCTTGGATTATACTCCGGAATCGGAGAAAGACCTGGCAGGAATAACTGCGCTGCAAAGCGAAAACGCAAATTACGTTTTTGGAATCACTAAAAAAGGTGACGAATATTATCTGTTGTTACAACGCAATTTTAAAAGACGCTTTAGAGGAGAAATGGATTCGAAAATTATTGGCAGCACAAAAATCGATGTAAGCGAACCTGTACGTTTGCAGGTTTCTGCAAAAGGAGATAAATACAAATTCTCGTACTCAAGTAACGGGATCGATTTTGTAACTGTAGGTGGGACTGTTTCGGGCGATATCTTATCAACCGATATGGCAGGTGGATTTACAGGTTGTATTCTTGGATTGTACGCAACTAGTGCAAACGATGCTATTCCTAAATAA
- a CDS encoding alpha/beta hydrolase-fold protein yields MKSIVFFLLILASFSSFSQNQIQPGLIGFDVIRDGIPRGKVDTVKYTSKTVGNERTTTVYTPPLYSKNKKYPVLYLLHGIGGDEFEWLNGGHPEVIFDNLYAQNKLEPMIVVMPNGRAMKDDRATGNIMASDKVEAFTTFEKDLLQDLIPFIEKKYPVIIDREHRAIAGLSMGGGQALNFGLGNLDVFAWVGGFSSAPNTKSPAELVPNPEETKKKLKLLFISCGDADGLLGFSKRTHEYLEATNVPHYYYTIPGGQHDFKVWKESLYNFVPLVFKESK; encoded by the coding sequence ATGAAATCCATAGTATTCTTTCTCTTAATTTTAGCTTCTTTTAGCAGTTTTTCTCAAAATCAAATTCAACCCGGACTTATCGGTTTTGATGTAATACGTGATGGTATTCCGCGCGGCAAAGTTGATACTGTAAAATACACCTCAAAAACGGTAGGAAACGAACGTACGACAACAGTTTATACTCCTCCATTGTATAGCAAAAATAAAAAATACCCGGTTCTATATTTGTTGCATGGAATTGGTGGCGATGAATTTGAATGGCTGAATGGCGGCCATCCGGAGGTGATTTTCGACAATTTATATGCACAAAATAAATTGGAACCAATGATTGTGGTTATGCCCAACGGGCGTGCCATGAAAGATGACCGTGCGACCGGAAATATTATGGCTTCCGATAAAGTGGAAGCTTTTACCACTTTCGAAAAAGACTTACTTCAAGATCTGATTCCTTTTATTGAAAAAAAATATCCAGTAATTATTGATCGTGAGCATCGCGCAATTGCCGGATTATCGATGGGTGGCGGGCAGGCCCTCAATTTTGGGTTGGGAAACCTCGATGTCTTTGCCTGGGTAGGCGGTTTTTCATCAGCGCCAAATACCAAAAGTCCGGCAGAACTGGTACCCAATCCGGAAGAAACCAAAAAGAAACTGAAGTTGCTTTTTATTTCGTGTGGCGATGCTGACGGGCTGTTAGGCTTTAGCAAGCGTACCCACGAGTATCTTGAGGCCACAAATGTCCCTCATTATTACTATACAATTCCTGGCGGGCAGCACGATTTTAAGGTATGGAAAGAAAGCCTTTACAATTTTGTTCCATTGGTTTTTAAAGAATCAAAGTAG
- a CDS encoding glycoside hydrolase family 43 protein, translated as MMEKLNWKNLFTMLAVVMFAATLHAQNPIIQTYFTADPAPMVHDGTVYLYTSHDEDSVVNNFFTMYDWRCYSSTDMVNWTDHGAVASLKNFAWLDKTNGAWAPQCIEHNGKFYLYVPIHGEGVSVLVADSPTGPFTDPLGKRLIESDHIWQDIDPTVYVDDDGQAWLYWGNPKLWYVKLNEDMVSYDQSIGQNGVVSVDMTTEAFGAHKGRDGKPGPSYTEGPWFYKRNNLYYMVYAAAGIPEYIAYSTSTSPDGPWTYKGFVMERAPHLAFTNHSGIIDFKGNSYFFYHSQELSGGEGFKRSTSVEQFEYNADGIIPVIVPKQEGVTKSVENLNPFKRVEAETIAWSEGLKTKSDESVGVYVSNIDNNDFIKIRSVDLAQGAKKFEAGVASAKSGSIEIRIDEKDGELLGVLSVTGTGGEQNWKTLSTKIKEAKGVHDVYLVFKGEDKDLFNFDWWQFK; from the coding sequence ATGATGGAGAAATTGAATTGGAAGAACTTATTTACTATGCTGGCAGTTGTGATGTTTGCAGCAACCTTGCATGCACAAAACCCCATAATCCAAACCTATTTCACTGCCGACCCGGCGCCAATGGTGCACGATGGTACGGTATATCTTTATACAAGTCATGATGAGGATTCAGTCGTAAATAACTTTTTTACCATGTACGACTGGCGTTGTTATTCGTCAACCGATATGGTAAACTGGACCGATCATGGTGCTGTTGCTTCGCTGAAAAATTTCGCTTGGCTCGATAAAACTAATGGCGCATGGGCACCTCAGTGCATCGAACATAACGGAAAGTTTTACCTGTATGTTCCAATACACGGTGAAGGCGTTTCGGTATTGGTTGCCGATTCACCAACCGGTCCTTTTACCGATCCGCTTGGAAAACGTTTGATCGAAAGTGATCATATTTGGCAGGACATTGATCCTACCGTGTATGTCGACGACGATGGCCAGGCCTGGTTGTACTGGGGGAATCCTAAGTTGTGGTATGTGAAGTTAAACGAGGATATGGTTTCATACGACCAAAGCATTGGGCAAAACGGAGTTGTTTCAGTTGATATGACTACTGAAGCGTTTGGCGCTCACAAAGGCCGCGACGGTAAACCTGGCCCTTCTTATACCGAGGGCCCCTGGTTTTACAAACGCAACAATTTGTACTACATGGTGTATGCCGCCGCCGGTATTCCCGAGTACATTGCTTACTCCACTTCAACATCGCCCGACGGGCCATGGACCTACAAAGGATTTGTTATGGAAAGAGCGCCACACCTGGCTTTTACAAACCATTCAGGGATTATCGATTTTAAAGGAAACTCCTATTTTTTCTATCACAGTCAGGAATTATCGGGGGGCGAAGGCTTTAAACGATCAACAAGTGTAGAGCAGTTTGAATACAATGCCGACGGTATCATTCCTGTAATTGTTCCCAAACAGGAAGGCGTAACCAAAAGTGTTGAAAACCTGAATCCGTTTAAACGTGTTGAAGCCGAAACCATTGCCTGGTCGGAAGGACTGAAAACAAAATCGGATGAATCGGTTGGGGTTTATGTAAGCAATATCGATAACAACGATTTTATAAAAATACGAAGTGTTGATTTGGCCCAAGGTGCCAAAAAGTTTGAAGCCGGTGTTGCTTCAGCAAAATCAGGAAGTATTGAAATCCGCATCGATGAAAAAGACGGTGAGTTATTAGGCGTTCTTTCTGTTACAGGCAC
- a CDS encoding aldose 1-epimerase family protein — MNLKDKLKYIGNSNQLWSVRHYELTDGWARKMRAFDVHAGNGLQYTVLPDRGMDISLASYKGTNLAYLTCNGETNPAYYEPEGIGWLHTFGGGLLTTCGLTHLGPPSVDDGETLGLHGRYSTIPARQVADCSSWIGDEYQIKLKGIVEEGYLFGNKLRLEREIVSTVGKNEIEITDTITNFGNKPSPYTILYHINLGYPLLSDKAELEINPQETFARDETAVSGMDEFRNFTEPQEQYDEQVFFHKMKGNQEGLAQASLLNKELGIRLNVSFNVNQLPFLAEWKMMGHGEYVLGLEPANVFVKSRKQLREEGSLPFLKPQESLKNKVVISIEEV, encoded by the coding sequence ATGAATTTAAAGGATAAACTAAAATATATAGGTAACAGCAATCAGTTATGGAGCGTGCGTCATTATGAATTGACAGATGGATGGGCCCGAAAAATGAGAGCGTTTGATGTTCATGCAGGGAATGGTCTTCAATATACTGTTTTGCCGGATAGAGGTATGGATATTTCTTTGGCTTCATACAAAGGAACTAACCTGGCCTATTTAACCTGTAATGGTGAAACCAACCCGGCTTATTACGAACCGGAAGGAATTGGTTGGTTACATACATTTGGCGGTGGTCTGTTAACTACTTGTGGCCTGACTCATTTGGGACCTCCGTCAGTTGATGATGGCGAAACCCTGGGGCTGCACGGACGTTATTCAACAATTCCGGCCCGGCAGGTTGCCGATTGTTCATCATGGATTGGTGATGAATATCAGATAAAACTAAAAGGAATAGTTGAGGAAGGATACCTGTTTGGTAACAAGCTGAGGTTGGAAAGAGAGATTGTTTCAACTGTTGGTAAAAATGAGATTGAAATTACAGACACCATTACAAATTTTGGGAATAAACCTTCTCCTTATACGATTTTGTACCACATTAATCTTGGTTACCCGCTGCTTTCTGACAAAGCTGAATTGGAGATTAATCCGCAGGAAACCTTTGCAAGGGATGAAACGGCTGTTTCCGGAATGGATGAATTCCGGAATTTCACAGAACCTCAGGAGCAATACGATGAACAGGTATTTTTCCATAAAATGAAAGGTAATCAGGAAGGTCTGGCACAGGCTAGTTTGTTGAATAAAGAACTTGGTATCCGATTAAATGTAAGTTTTAATGTGAACCAGTTGCCATTTCTTGCCGAATGGAAAATGATGGGACATGGCGAATATGTTTTGGGCTTGGAGCCTGCTAATGTATTTGTAAAATCGAGGAAACAGCTTCGCGAAGAAGGCAGTTTGCCATTTCTGAAACCGCAAGAGTCTTTGAAAAATAAAGTAGTAATCAGTATTGAAGAGGTATAG
- a CDS encoding glycoside hydrolase 43 family protein produces the protein MNKLMIGLIFILGCVPISSIYAQRNTAKNPIIYADVPDESIIRVGDTYYMSSTTMHVNPGVPIMKSKDLVNWELIGYAYKTLGDFDALNLENGKSAYGSGSWASCLRYHNETFYVSTFSSTTGKTYIFTTKDIEKGNWVEHSFSPSMHDHSLFFDDDGKIYMIWGAGKLNMVEVKADLSGVKEETKSVLIDNATAPSGDKIMLPAEGSQLFKVKEKYYLFNISWPRGGMRTVIIHRADKITGPYEGRVALQDQGVAQGGLIDTPEGKWFAYLFQDHGAVGRIPYLVPLKWEDGWPVLGVDGKVPENLNLPAQKSLIPGIVNSDDFDRKKKDIDLPLVWQWNHNPVDEFWSVRERKGYLRLTTDRVDSDFLQSRNTLTQRAIGPECSGSTSIDVSNMKEGDFAGLALLQRKYGLVGVKVENGVKKIVMVSAQNDSPEEIESLSVEQETIFLKATCDFHNRKDLANFYYSINGKEWTKIGSQLKMQYTLPHFMGYRFGLYNYATKTAGGYVDFDYFRISDKILE, from the coding sequence ATGAACAAATTAATGATAGGCCTGATTTTTATTTTAGGCTGTGTGCCAATCAGCAGTATTTATGCCCAGAGAAATACGGCAAAAAATCCGATTATTTATGCCGATGTACCAGACGAATCAATCATCCGTGTTGGTGATACTTATTACATGAGCAGCACCACCATGCATGTTAATCCGGGAGTTCCGATCATGAAATCAAAAGATTTGGTGAATTGGGAGCTTATTGGTTATGCATACAAAACGTTAGGTGATTTTGACGCACTAAATTTGGAAAATGGAAAGTCGGCCTATGGAAGTGGATCATGGGCAAGTTGTTTGCGTTATCATAACGAAACCTTTTATGTAAGTACTTTTTCAAGTACTACCGGTAAAACATACATATTTACGACAAAAGATATTGAAAAAGGAAATTGGGTTGAACATTCCTTTAGTCCTTCCATGCACGACCACTCGCTTTTTTTTGATGACGATGGCAAAATTTATATGATTTGGGGTGCAGGTAAACTCAATATGGTTGAAGTAAAAGCTGATCTGTCAGGAGTTAAAGAAGAAACTAAAAGTGTATTGATTGATAATGCTACAGCTCCTTCGGGCGATAAAATTATGCTACCTGCTGAGGGTTCGCAGCTGTTTAAAGTAAAAGAGAAATACTATCTTTTTAATATTAGTTGGCCTCGTGGAGGAATGCGTACGGTTATTATACATCGTGCCGATAAAATTACCGGACCATACGAAGGCCGTGTTGCTTTACAAGATCAGGGAGTAGCGCAAGGTGGATTAATTGACACTCCGGAAGGAAAATGGTTTGCGTATTTATTTCAGGATCATGGTGCGGTGGGGCGTATCCCTTATTTGGTACCTTTAAAATGGGAAGACGGGTGGCCTGTCTTGGGAGTTGATGGTAAAGTTCCTGAAAACCTCAACCTTCCTGCTCAGAAAAGTTTAATCCCGGGTATTGTAAATTCTGATGATTTTGACCGAAAGAAAAAAGATATTGACCTTCCTTTGGTTTGGCAGTGGAATCATAATCCCGTGGATGAATTTTGGTCGGTTCGCGAACGAAAAGGTTATTTGCGACTAACTACTGATCGTGTTGATTCAGATTTTTTACAATCGCGAAATACTTTAACGCAACGTGCCATTGGACCGGAATGTTCCGGCTCAACATCTATCGACGTCTCAAATATGAAAGAAGGAGATTTTGCCGGACTCGCATTATTACAAAGAAAATACGGTCTCGTAGGTGTCAAGGTTGAAAATGGAGTCAAAAAGATTGTGATGGTGAGTGCTCAAAACGATTCCCCGGAAGAGATTGAAAGCCTTTCTGTTGAGCAGGAAACGATTTTCCTAAAAGCAACTTGCGATTTTCATAATCGTAAAGATTTGGCCAATTTCTATTACAGTATCAATGGCAAGGAATGGACAAAAATTGGTTCGCAGCTAAAAATGCAATATACCTTGCCTCATTTTATGGGATACCGTTTTGGCTTATATAATTATGCCACAAAAACTGCCGGTGGTTACGTTGATTTCGACTATTTCAGAATCAGCGATAAAATACTGGAATAG